tgttataagtaaaaataaaatttaaatttacagtttaaatttatttattaatatctatataatttataagattttttagaaatattatatattaaatagattaacttaaatagtcaaatagatgtaattgatgaaatagacctagtatgagtttttatgatattttttttgataaagaagatatataatacaattataaaatttgaaaaatagcatacactttaattttattttgttttataataaaaatttatttaaattaatgtataatagtatatattattaattacgaaattaatcattggtattaatttaaataaaatattttaaattttttgaaagattttgttagattttttctcaatatTTTGAGTGATAAAATATCCCCTTTGATATTCAGTATTTAGtaatatttcatataaacaTCAATATAGATGAGTGATAAAATATCCCCTTTGATATCCAATATAATATCAATTGCAAATGAGAATTGTTATTGAATGATTACCTGTGCAAGGATGGTGATGTCAAGAATCGATTCCCCGAATGGCAATACAATACTATTTTCGACACGCAGTTGAAAATTCTCGATCGTGTTTAGTATGTCAATCATGCTCCCTTTGCTCTTCTCGCAGTGGATTCGGATTAGAACTTCGTTTTGGGCTACTTTAGCCTCTATTTCTGGCAACGGTTGATCAAACTGTTCAtgatctgaagaagaagaagaagatgataggaAAGTTCCTTCGTCCAAAAACACTTTAGATTTATTCACAAGAATCATGGATTCCATATGTCTTGTTGCTTCTTTCTCTTCCTTGAGCTTTCTTATTTGTTCTTGGAGTTGTTTCAAACGTGAAATTGCGTCGTCAAGAACCGTAATCTTGTCCGCCTGAAAAAACAAGATGTTGAATTATCTCAAAATCAATTGACAATAActtataaaattacattttcactgtggattttaaaataattatcaattatattattattttttgcacTAAACTAtcaattacattaaaattttaaatttggcaTCAGATAGTACCTTCTTAAGACCAGGAAGAAGTGCTGAGAGGGCAATGAATTTTTCGGAAAGCTTCTCACGACGCTTTCTCTCGGCTATAACATGTTCTTTGGCGAAAACTGGAGATCTTTTGGCAGGAGAAcatgattttcttttggttCCACGTGTGACCAATTGATCCGTAATGATATCTTCCCTAgctggagaagaagaaacattactcgaaaaatcaaaagaaatcaGTCGTGGCTTGTTATTGATCTTCACCACAGGCTTCGGCTTCTCATTGAGGTAATTAAGAGGAACTTGATGCTCAATAAACTGAGCTCTTTCTGTATGTATGCTCGCTTCCACAGGCGATACATTAGTTTcttcataaatattaaagtcGAAATCAATGTCTTCGAGTGAGAAGTCGGTTAAGAAGAAGTCTTCATCCATGTCCGAATTGAGAAAGACCGatgtagtaaaaataaaatatttcctgATAAAGACAAGATTTTAAACACAAATCGAGAGATATGTTTTGTTGTATTTGTCCAAAAAGGTTTATGAGAAGAAAGTGTTTCTAGGTGctatactttatatattgacAACAGACGCggctttgtttttttctttctccacTCCGTAATAACGTTGACCAGATTGGTGTATAATGCATAACACGTGACGTTAATGtcctatataaataattatggtCGAAATTAGAAGTCTTCTTTCGTATAATTTGTTGGCTTCTAGAGGTCCGAGATCATCACCATGTTTGCTGCGTCAACgagcaaggaaaaaaaaacggcaccagtattttgaaaaattatatgtcgaatttttttttttttttttttttttttgacgtcaaaaggccattctattactcaaacttgaggtggtctgggtaaccaaaccggaatagaacaaccaataaaaagtaactccctatggaaggatcttgcagtcttagctaaaaaatctgaaatctgatTGCGCGCCCGTGGAACATGAATGATGCTGAAGTCCGGAAAGCATATCTGTAATGTCTCTATTCTCTCCAATTCTGTCGCAAAGCTTGGATGTCGAATTTTAATAATTGAATTGGCTTTGatcttattttcataaatatgaaCACATGCTTACCATGACTCCATGATATATGTCAATTAGGAAAAAGTGTAAGGTCCGTGTTCTACTGGCTGAGCTAATGAGTGAATGTTGAAATTTTGTccaaatgttataaaaaaaaataggaggTTTTTCTATATGAAGTGATGAGTTTGGAGTAAACCCGATTAAACCAAGCTGAAAATCTTCAAATTAAGATTTTTGAACCGAAGTGATGGTTATTCAGGAATTGGTTaactttttgtaaaataatctattttatatattatcatcAAATAGAAAAGAGTTCGTATTATTTATTATTCGAGAGCTCTACAAGAAATTCACCTTTCTCTCTCCTTCTTATCGTCTCCCCCTTCCCGTCGCTTCTCCTTCTGAGTCAACTCGGTCGACCGGCGCGTGGTGGCTTATTTAGCACCGGCGCCGGTCCCAAACCTTCATTTTCTTTCAAGTTCTTTCTGTGGTAGTTCGGTGTGCGACTTAGGGTTCGTTTTGTGAGTGATGTGCTTCTTCCAAATCGACATATACTCTCAGATCTGTGTAGATTTCTTAGATAAAAGCTCCGGATCTTATGATTAACGGTGTGGTCTAGCTACAAAACCTGTTGTCTAAGAATCTCTGTCTAGATCTGTGTAGTTTTGTTGATTTTGCATATCCCTCTTGCTTTCGGTTACGTCTTCACATTTACAGGTTTCAGTTGTGTTGTTAGAGTTTGCTATGGATCCCGTCTAATCCATCCTTCTGCCGTTTGTGGCCTGTGCGTGTTGTTTATGGATTGGTGGGTTTGGCTCCTAGTTGTTTGTTCAGATCTCGTGGAGATTTGTTGTGTGGCTTCATACCTAGGCGTTCAACAGTCGCGTTCGACTAAGCCGTTTCCGGGGGTTTGGTGATTGAATCGAAGGATTGCCGGTCTATGGAGTTCGTGTTGCTTGGTTCTTGAGGAGTGTCCTCGTTGTTTCTAGGAGAAAGTGGTTTTGCGGTGGTTTGGCCGAGGGCAATCCCGCTAAACAGTCTCATAGGTTCTCTTGATGCCTGCCATACCTGTTCGGCGGAGAGTATTACCGCTAGCTTGAAACCTAGTTGCTTAGCTTAAGTTTGTAGTTTGTACTCGCCCTTTAATGTTGGGTTCGTTTGGGCATTTGCTTCCCCTGCGTGGGATCTCGTTTCCGAGGATATTTCTTTATCCGTCGGCTTAGCTAACCACGAATTAATCATGTGTTCGTTGGTCTTTGTTGGTGTTGTATCAGTTGTTGTTGAATATCTATAAAATCAATCTTTgacgggaaaaaaaaaagagctctACAAGAAATTATTTGCAACTATAAATGGTAAAATTTATGGGGTATGTATATATAACTACAGTAcattctataaattaaaacttGATTAGATAATAAACTTGATAATTAGAAACAATTATGCTTATCACTCAATGCTGTTTAATGATAAAGCGTAAGCAACCTTAAATCACCAATCTGATCACTAGACTCCCCTTGTACTTTCACCAGATTTTGTCTAAGAAAGATTAGAACCGAGCTTAAGCTAAGGTTACACGACGTGCTTGACGCCACGGGCTAAGGAAAACTATCACTATTTTTGGCACCTATGGTTCTCTTCTTAGCATATCTGTGCGT
The nucleotide sequence above comes from Brassica napus cultivar Da-Ae chromosome A9, Da-Ae, whole genome shotgun sequence. Encoded proteins:
- the LOC106370262 gene encoding transcription factor bHLH19 isoform X1; this encodes MDEDFFLTDFSLEDIDFDFNIYEETNVSPVEASIHTERAQFIEHQVPLNYLNEKPKPVVKINNKPRLISFDFSSNVSSSPAREDIITDQLVTRGTKRKSCSPAKRSPVFAKEHVIAERKRREKLSEKFIALSALLPGLKKADKITVLDDAISRLKQLQEQIRKLKEEKEATRHMESMILVNKSKVFLDEGTFLSSSSSSSDHEQFDQPLPEIEAKVAQNEVLIRIHCEKSKGSMIDILNTIENFQLRVENSIVLPFGESILDITILAQVNLIPFFVIIEQIDTHGISLLNTYHQSPLVSVKANQESRVQYKTCTILYLFCLPFELKFTLRVKVVQRKWQTKTCLVGIMCIIYYNALGFLDKPIYMLKLILTRLYNFRGAMYYLGIILA
- the LOC106370262 gene encoding transcription factor bHLH19 isoform X2, encoding MDEDFFLTDFSLEDIDFDFNIYEETNVSPVEASIHTERAQFIEHQVPLNYLNEKPKPVVKINNKPRLISFDFSSNVSSSPAREDIITDQLVTRGTKRKSCSPAKRSPVFAKEHVIAERKRREKLSEKFIALSALLPGLKKADKITVLDDAISRLKQLQEQIRKLKEEKEATRHMESMILVNKSKVFLDEGTFLSSSSSSSDHEQFDQPLPEIEAKVAQNEVLIRIHCEKSKGSMIDILNTIENFQLRVENSIVLPFGESILDITILAQNRSTHMGYLY